The Papaver somniferum cultivar HN1 chromosome 3, ASM357369v1, whole genome shotgun sequence genome includes a region encoding these proteins:
- the LOC113360981 gene encoding COX assembly mitochondrial protein 2 homolog — protein MHPPLTLHRHPMCAEIIEEFQKCHIEHPYAKFFGECTDLKIKLDRCFRQEKAVKRKANFEESKKLKERLQAYRTETAEAEQ, from the exons ATGCATCCTCCTTTAACCTTGCATAGGCACCCAATGTGCGCGGAG ATAATTGAGGAGTTCCAAAAATGTCACATAGAGCATCCTTATGCAAAATTCTTCGGTGAGTGTACAGATTTGAAGATAAAGCTTGATCGTTGTTTCCGTCAAGAA AAAGCTGTAAAGCGAAAAGCAAACTTTGAAGAGAGTAAAAAGTTGAAGGAGAGATTGCAAGCTTACAGAACAGAAACCGCCGAAGCAGAGCAATGA